In Streptomyces sp. DG2A-72, one genomic interval encodes:
- a CDS encoding serine/threonine-protein kinase: MVDQLTQHDPRRIGPFEVLGRLGAGGMGLVYLARSASGRRVAIKTVRTELAEDQLFRVRFTREVEAARAVSGFYTAAVVDADPRAAVPWLATAYVPAPSLEEIVNECGPLPAQAVRWLAAGVAEALQSIHGAGLVHRDLKPSNVLVVEDGPRVIDFGIASGVSNTRLTMTNVAVGTPAYMSPEQAKDSRSVTGASDVFSLGSMLVFAATGHAPFHGANPVETVFMLLREGPDLEGLPEELRPLIESCMQMEATARPNPADLQAQLAPHLFGSGSDDSGTASAWLPERAVSLIEARRNGRPPSKSTPGSGRSGGRAAVPHPPPPSHDPVVPAPVPAPVGAPDTGPVRLAGGAVPIGPGPRVADARAAAVKAPPPEAGLVASWSRPRPGVNGTEPAVGPAVPAPPPAPPETAAGWRPWRFRMSNDVWGTPSVSDDLVYVTSFEVHALDVATGRRRFKTRDVAWSMAVADGRIHASDGPTLYALDAREGADLWRLSTDAWVYALKADRGTVITGTRGGGVQAWEASNGQKLWEITGAQTDFESPEAGPALYDGTVFVWQDARLRALDARTGDERWSYPIGDAASCGGVPVRVAQAHDGFVYVSAGTRVLAVDVTSGHVRWHFEAPAAFLCPPTFVPGPAVTGGGVYLADYLGTVYALDATDGRDRWRIATESRASVEPVLVAAGHVHVGSGKGLYTLDAVTGTPKWRFQAGGDIVGSPSVAEGRIHFGSTDHLLYTLKADDGRLRWKLATGGEITGSPVVRDGVVYACSKDRCVYALDAEKGTGTARTA, from the coding sequence GTGGTGGATCAGCTGACGCAGCACGATCCGCGGCGGATCGGGCCGTTCGAGGTGCTGGGACGGCTGGGTGCCGGCGGCATGGGGCTGGTCTATCTCGCGCGCTCGGCTTCGGGCCGGCGCGTGGCGATCAAGACGGTCCGGACGGAGCTGGCAGAGGACCAGCTCTTCCGGGTCCGCTTCACGCGTGAGGTCGAGGCGGCACGGGCGGTCTCCGGTTTCTATACGGCGGCCGTGGTCGACGCCGATCCGCGGGCGGCCGTGCCCTGGCTGGCCACCGCGTATGTGCCCGCGCCCTCGCTCGAGGAAATAGTGAACGAGTGCGGGCCCCTCCCGGCCCAGGCGGTCCGCTGGCTCGCGGCAGGTGTGGCGGAGGCGCTGCAGTCCATCCACGGCGCCGGTCTGGTCCACCGTGACCTCAAGCCGTCGAACGTCCTCGTGGTCGAGGACGGCCCTCGCGTCATCGACTTCGGCATCGCCTCCGGCGTCTCCAACACACGTCTGACGATGACCAACGTCGCCGTGGGGACGCCCGCCTACATGTCGCCGGAGCAGGCCAAGGACTCGCGGAGCGTGACCGGCGCGAGCGACGTGTTCTCGCTGGGCTCGATGCTCGTCTTCGCCGCCACCGGCCACGCCCCCTTCCATGGCGCCAACCCGGTCGAGACCGTCTTCATGCTGCTGCGCGAGGGCCCGGACCTGGAGGGCCTCCCGGAGGAACTGCGCCCCCTCATCGAGTCCTGTATGCAGATGGAGGCCACCGCCCGCCCCAACCCGGCCGACCTCCAGGCCCAGCTGGCCCCCCACCTCTTCGGCTCCGGCTCCGACGACAGCGGTACGGCGTCGGCCTGGCTGCCCGAGCGGGCGGTGAGCCTGATCGAGGCGCGCCGCAACGGACGCCCGCCGAGCAAGTCCACGCCGGGTTCCGGCCGCAGCGGCGGTCGTGCCGCCGTGCCGCATCCGCCCCCGCCCTCGCACGACCCGGTCGTCCCGGCGCCTGTGCCCGCCCCCGTCGGCGCCCCCGACACCGGCCCCGTACGGCTGGCCGGCGGCGCGGTGCCGATCGGACCCGGCCCGCGCGTCGCCGACGCCCGCGCCGCCGCCGTGAAGGCACCTCCTCCAGAGGCCGGCCTGGTCGCCTCCTGGTCCCGTCCCCGCCCCGGCGTCAACGGCACAGAGCCTGCCGTAGGCCCTGCCGTACCCGCACCGCCGCCCGCACCCCCCGAGACCGCGGCCGGCTGGCGCCCCTGGCGCTTCCGTATGTCGAACGACGTCTGGGGCACCCCCTCCGTCTCCGACGACCTCGTCTACGTCACCTCCTTCGAGGTACACGCCCTCGACGTGGCCACCGGCCGCCGCCGCTTCAAGACGAGAGACGTCGCGTGGTCGATGGCGGTCGCGGACGGCCGTATCCACGCCTCCGACGGGCCCACCCTGTATGCCCTCGACGCCCGGGAGGGCGCGGACCTGTGGCGCCTGTCCACCGACGCCTGGGTGTACGCGCTCAAGGCCGACCGCGGAACCGTCATCACCGGGACGCGCGGCGGCGGCGTCCAGGCATGGGAGGCCTCGAACGGGCAGAAACTGTGGGAGATCACCGGCGCCCAGACCGACTTCGAGTCGCCTGAGGCCGGGCCCGCGCTGTACGACGGCACGGTGTTCGTCTGGCAGGACGCCCGGCTGCGTGCCCTGGACGCCCGCACCGGCGACGAGCGCTGGTCGTACCCGATCGGCGACGCGGCCTCCTGCGGCGGCGTTCCGGTACGGGTGGCGCAGGCCCACGACGGATTCGTGTACGTCTCCGCCGGGACGCGCGTCCTCGCCGTCGACGTGACCTCCGGCCATGTCCGCTGGCACTTCGAGGCCCCGGCGGCCTTCCTCTGCCCGCCGACCTTCGTCCCCGGCCCGGCCGTCACCGGCGGCGGGGTCTACCTCGCCGACTACCTCGGCACGGTGTACGCCCTCGACGCCACGGACGGCCGCGACCGCTGGCGCATCGCGACGGAGTCCCGCGCGTCCGTCGAGCCGGTGCTGGTGGCCGCGGGGCATGTCCATGTGGGCAGCGGCAAGGGGCTCTACACCCTTGACGCGGTCACTGGTACGCCGAAGTGGCGGTTCCAGGCGGGCGGAGACATCGTCGGTTCCCCGTCCGTGGCGGAGGGCCGGATCCATTTCGGGTCCACGGACCACCTGCTGTACACGCTCAAGGCCGATGACGGGCGGTTGAGGTGGAAGCTGGCGACGGGTGGGGAGATCACTGGGTCGCCGGTGGTGCGGGACGGCGTTGTGTACGCGTGCAGTAAGGATCGGTGCGTGTACGCGCTGGACGCGGAGAAGGGGACGGGGACGGCTCGTACTGCGTAG
- a CDS encoding VOC family protein, giving the protein MAENRASAGEEAYGEGVACWVEAQLPDVAAGKRFYGELFGWTFEDQPAAYGGSVWALRDGAPVAALARKADGRMPTVWTVYFATPDAEALAVRVQMAGGQIVTAPLPVGDLGRAALVADPEGAVFGLWQAGSHRGFGRRHEPGTFAWTELYTRDTEGADNFYGGLFTDALFGPDAEPDFGRAPVSDVFPPEMPPHLLVHFGADDCDAVLETVRRLGGRVQAPPFDASYGRVAVVTDNQGASFALLQR; this is encoded by the coding sequence ATGGCCGAAAACAGGGCATCCGCGGGCGAAGAGGCATACGGCGAGGGCGTCGCGTGCTGGGTGGAGGCCCAGCTGCCGGACGTGGCAGCGGGCAAGCGGTTCTACGGCGAACTTTTCGGGTGGACCTTCGAAGACCAGCCGGCGGCGTACGGCGGCTCCGTCTGGGCCCTTCGCGACGGCGCCCCCGTCGCCGCGCTCGCGCGCAAGGCGGACGGCCGTATGCCCACCGTGTGGACGGTGTACTTCGCGACGCCGGACGCGGAGGCGCTGGCCGTGCGGGTCCAGATGGCCGGCGGCCAGATCGTCACCGCGCCCCTGCCGGTCGGCGACCTGGGCAGGGCCGCGCTGGTCGCCGACCCGGAGGGCGCCGTCTTCGGCCTCTGGCAGGCGGGCTCGCACCGGGGTTTCGGCAGGCGGCACGAGCCCGGCACCTTCGCCTGGACCGAGCTGTACACGCGGGACACGGAGGGAGCGGACAACTTCTACGGCGGTCTGTTCACCGACGCCCTGTTCGGGCCGGACGCCGAGCCCGACTTCGGCCGCGCGCCCGTCTCCGACGTCTTCCCGCCCGAGATGCCGCCCCACCTCCTCGTCCATTTCGGTGCCGACGACTGCGACGCCGTACTCGAAACGGTGCGGCGGCTCGGCGGACGCGTACAGGCACCCCCATTCGACGCGTCATACGGCAGGGTGGCCGTTGTCACGGACAATCAAGGGGCTTCCTTCGCGCTGCTGCAACGCTGA
- a CDS encoding TetR family transcriptional regulator, whose product MRTVDGRVAGRRGQATRQKLLDCLSEMLSSSPYRDVKVIDVARKAGTSPATFYQYFPDVEGAVLEIAEQMATEGGQLTELLEGRSWVGKAGWQTAQELVDGFLEFWRKNDAILRVVDLGAAEGDKRFYKIRMKILNSVNNSLVDAVAELQSKGRVDKDVNPAAVAGSLVAMLAAVASHQKGFQTWGVKQAELKPNLALLVHLGVTGKKPTK is encoded by the coding sequence GTGCGTACCGTCGACGGCCGCGTGGCCGGCCGGCGTGGGCAGGCGACCCGGCAGAAGCTGCTCGACTGCCTCAGCGAGATGCTCAGCTCCTCCCCGTACCGGGACGTCAAAGTCATCGATGTCGCCCGGAAAGCGGGCACTTCGCCCGCGACCTTCTATCAGTACTTCCCGGACGTCGAAGGCGCCGTCCTGGAGATCGCCGAGCAAATGGCCACCGAGGGCGGCCAGTTGACCGAGCTGCTCGAAGGCCGGTCATGGGTCGGCAAGGCCGGCTGGCAGACCGCGCAGGAACTCGTGGACGGTTTCCTGGAGTTCTGGCGCAAGAACGACGCGATCCTGCGCGTCGTCGACCTCGGTGCCGCCGAGGGAGACAAACGGTTCTACAAGATCCGCATGAAGATCCTCAACTCGGTGAACAACTCCCTGGTGGACGCGGTCGCCGAACTCCAGTCCAAGGGCAGGGTCGACAAGGACGTGAACCCGGCCGCGGTCGCCGGTTCACTGGTCGCGATGCTCGCGGCCGTCGCCTCGCACCAGAAGGGCTTCCAGACGTGGGGCGTCAAACAGGCTGAACTCAAGCCGAACCTGGCGCTGTTGGTCCACCTGGGCGTGACGGGGAAGAAGCCGACGAAGTAA
- a CDS encoding Lrp/AsnC family transcriptional regulator, with translation MDDVDRKILAELQQDGRLTVTELAGRVRLSVSPCHRRLRELERAGAIQGYRAVVDPAAVGLTFEALVFVSMRQEDRDTVAEFERALSEVEHVLEAQRLFGEPDYLLRVATADLAAFQRLYDERLATLPGVQRLTSTLVMKHVVKGRPLPA, from the coding sequence ATGGATGACGTCGACCGGAAGATTCTTGCCGAGCTGCAGCAGGACGGGCGGCTGACCGTGACCGAGCTGGCCGGGCGGGTGCGGCTGAGTGTCTCGCCGTGCCACCGGCGGCTGCGGGAGCTGGAGCGGGCCGGGGCGATCCAGGGGTACCGGGCCGTCGTCGATCCGGCGGCGGTGGGGCTGACCTTCGAGGCGCTGGTCTTTGTGTCGATGCGGCAGGAGGACCGGGACACGGTCGCCGAGTTCGAGCGGGCGCTGAGCGAGGTGGAGCACGTACTGGAGGCGCAGCGGCTGTTCGGTGAGCCCGACTATCTGCTGCGCGTCGCCACCGCCGACCTTGCGGCCTTCCAGCGGCTGTACGACGAGCGGCTGGCGACGCTGCCGGGGGTGCAGCGGCTGACGTCCACGCTGGTGATGAAGCATGTCGTCAAGGGCCGGCCACTCCCTGCGTAA
- a CDS encoding LysE family translocator, with protein MDSGTLISFLAVDLLLVCVPGADWAYVISAGLRGRTPLPAVAGLVAGYALHTALATAGLAVLVAGSPGLLAALTVAGAAYLVWLGWGVLRNPGVPGSDQAVETSRGRVFLRGATISGLNPKGLLLYLSVLPQFLVTGAGHLPVPVQTATLGVLHMACCAAVYLTVGLLARAVLGARPAAARAVTRTSGAAMLGIGAFLLVQRLGTL; from the coding sequence ATGGACTCCGGAACGCTGATTTCTTTCCTCGCCGTCGACCTGCTGCTGGTGTGCGTACCGGGCGCCGACTGGGCGTATGTGATCTCGGCGGGCCTGCGCGGCCGTACCCCCCTGCCGGCGGTGGCGGGCCTCGTCGCCGGCTACGCCCTGCACACCGCCCTGGCGACAGCCGGTCTTGCGGTGCTGGTGGCCGGGTCGCCGGGCCTGCTGGCCGCACTGACGGTGGCGGGAGCGGCGTACCTGGTGTGGCTGGGGTGGGGAGTGCTGCGGAATCCGGGGGTGCCGGGGTCGGATCAGGCGGTGGAGACGAGTCGCGGCCGCGTCTTTCTGCGCGGCGCCACGATCAGCGGGCTGAACCCCAAGGGGCTGCTGCTGTATCTGTCGGTGCTGCCGCAGTTCCTGGTGACGGGGGCCGGGCATCTGCCCGTGCCGGTGCAGACGGCCACGCTCGGCGTCCTGCACATGGCCTGCTGTGCGGCCGTCTATCTGACGGTGGGCCTCCTGGCGCGCGCGGTCCTCGGCGCCCGCCCGGCCGCCGCCCGCGCGGTCACCCGCACGTCGGGTGCGGCGATGCTGGGAATCGGCGCGTTCCTGCTGGTGCAGCGGCTGGGGACGCTCTAG
- a CDS encoding nitroreductase family deazaflavin-dependent oxidoreductase encodes MGVKDVGVRFVQKVSSTPGFAKAAPRVVPALDRAVHRLTRGKVLLSAQMLPGVILTSTGAKSGLARRTPLACMPEDDGRSWILVGSNFGRRGHPAWTHNLLARPDAEVSWKGRDIPVRARLLEGEERAAAWKAALEFWPPYAAYQARVEREIRVFRIVRR; translated from the coding sequence ATGGGCGTCAAGGATGTCGGGGTGCGGTTCGTGCAGAAGGTGTCGTCCACGCCGGGCTTCGCCAAGGCCGCCCCGCGTGTCGTCCCCGCGCTGGACCGCGCCGTCCACCGGCTCACCCGAGGCAAGGTGCTGCTGAGCGCCCAGATGCTGCCGGGGGTGATCCTGACCTCGACGGGGGCGAAGAGCGGGCTCGCCCGCCGTACGCCGCTCGCCTGTATGCCGGAGGACGACGGGCGCAGCTGGATCCTCGTCGGCTCCAACTTCGGGCGCCGCGGCCATCCCGCCTGGACCCACAACCTCCTCGCCCGTCCCGACGCCGAGGTCAGCTGGAAAGGACGGGACATTCCGGTCCGGGCCCGGCTGCTGGAGGGGGAGGAGCGGGCGGCGGCCTGGAAGGCGGCGCTGGAGTTCTGGCCGCCGTATGCGGCGTATCAGGCGCGGGTGGAGCGGGAGATCCGGGTGTTCAGGATCGTACGGCGATGA